The Roseomonas haemaphysalidis genome segment GTGGCCAGCCAGCGCATCGCCCTGCGCGGCTCGGACCCCGCGCCGTTGCTGGAGCTGGCTGGCGCCCTGCAATCCCAGGGCCTGGCGCTGGACAACATGAGCTGGACCCTGTCGCGCGAGGAAACCCAGGCCGCGCGCCAGCAAGCCGGCAAGCTGGCGATCGACCAGCTGCGCGCCCGCGCCGCGGCGGTGGCGGAGCAACTCGGCATGGAGGTGGCCGGCATCCGGCAGATCTCGCTGGACGCGCCCGAGCCCCCCATGCCGCGCATGGCCATGGCGATGCGCGCCGAGGCCCGCCCCGCCCCGCCGCCGGCGGCCGCGCCGGAGGATGTGACCGTGACAGCCAACGTCACGGCCGAGGTTGTGCTGCGGGCGAAGTAGGGGAGAAAAACTCTGGGGAGGGATTCCCCGGGCCCCTTCTTCTGTTTTGGCGGTTTCCCCCGCGGGTGGCGGGCGAGTCGCCGCGGCCGGGGGTGCGAGGGCTGCCTGGCGCGGCGCAGAACACGGATCAGAAAGAGGATGGGGGTTCGGGGGACTTCTTTCCCCCAGCCTTTCCGTCACCGAAGACAGAAAATAACACGGGCCACCCCTGCCGCGCCGCCCGCTGGCCGTGCATGATCGGCGGCACATGTCCGCCACCCTGTCCGGCATCGCGCTCAACCTCGTCGCGCTGCTGCTGTTCACCACCATGGATACCACCGGCAAGCTGCTGACGGCGCACTTCCCCGTGCTGCAGCTGGTGTTCATGCGCTTTGTCTTCCACGTGATGTTCGTGGCGCTGGCCATCCGGCTGCTGACCGGCGCGCTGCCCTGGCGGTCCCGCGCGCCCTGGCTGCAGATGGCGCGCGGGCTGTGCCTGGCGCTGGCCAGCACGCTGTTCGTCTTCGCGCTGGCCTATATCCCGCTGGCGGACGCCACGGCCATCGGCTTCGCCTCGCCCCTGTTCACCGTGGTGCTGGCGGCGCTGTGGCTGCGCGAGCAGGTGGGCTGGCGGCGCTGGCTCGGCGTGTGCATCGGGCTGCTGGGGGTGCTGGTGGCGGTGCGGCCGCCGTTTCTCACCGGCGGGCCGCTGCCGCACTGGGCCACGCTGCTGCCGCTCGGCAACGCCGTGCTCTACGCCATCTACCAGATCCTCACCCGCCGGCTCGCGGCGGTGGACGACCCGCGCGTCACCATCCTCTACACCGGCGTCATGGGCGTGCTGCTGCTGGCGGTGGCGCAGCCCTGGGTGTGGCTGTGGCCGGGCTCCACGGGCACCGGGCTGGCGGCCGGCTGGGGCTGGGCGGGCATGGTGGCGCTGGGCGCGCTGGGGGCGGCCGGGCACGGGCTGCTGGTGCTGGCGTTTTCCCGCGTGCAGGCCAGCCTGCTAGCGCCGCTCGCCTACACGCAGCTCCTGTGGGCGCTGATCGCCTCCGCCGTGGTGTTCGGCCAGGGGCCCGACGGCGTGACGCTGTCCGGCGCCGCCATCATCGCCTGCGGCGGCGTGCTGGTCGCCTGGCCTGCCCGGCGGCGGCGCGCGGCCCCCGCCGCGGCGGCGGCGGGCCCCCTGGCGAGGCGCGGAAAACCATGACCGAAACCCCCGGCGGACAGCCCCCCGACCCCGTGCCCGGCCCCGCCGGCGGCCCCCCGCCGCGTCCGCCGGGGTTGCGCCACAAGGCCCGAGGCGCTAGCGGAAGCCCGGCGCGAGGACAAAATATGGCCAGCATCACCGAGCTTTCCCGTAATCCGACGGCCGACCAGGCCCAGCGCGACCATCCCCGCGCGGCGCTGGACGCCGCCTCGGTGC includes the following:
- a CDS encoding SIMPL domain-containing protein (The SIMPL domain is named for its presence in mouse protein SIMPL (signalling molecule that associates with mouse pelle-like kinase). Bacterial member BP26, from Brucella, was shown to assemble into a channel-like structure, while YggE from E. coli has been associated with resistance to oxidative stress.) encodes the protein MLRCPTPRSALAALAVLAPLAALAPTAQAQTGTQTGTPPAATTTTAPGETLLRLSEAGEVSRAPNELRLDLRAEARGTEAAAVQAQVNRAVQGALERAKAVSGVRASTTGYWTNREGPPNRAWVASQRIALRGSDPAPLLELAGALQSQGLALDNMSWTLSREETQAARQQAGKLAIDQLRARAAAVAEQLGMEVAGIRQISLDAPEPPMPRMAMAMRAEARPAPPPAAAPEDVTVTANVTAEVVLRAK
- a CDS encoding DMT family transporter, translating into MSATLSGIALNLVALLLFTTMDTTGKLLTAHFPVLQLVFMRFVFHVMFVALAIRLLTGALPWRSRAPWLQMARGLCLALASTLFVFALAYIPLADATAIGFASPLFTVVLAALWLREQVGWRRWLGVCIGLLGVLVAVRPPFLTGGPLPHWATLLPLGNAVLYAIYQILTRRLAAVDDPRVTILYTGVMGVLLLAVAQPWVWLWPGSTGTGLAAGWGWAGMVALGALGAAGHGLLVLAFSRVQASLLAPLAYTQLLWALIASAVVFGQGPDGVTLSGAAIIACGGVLVAWPARRRRAAPAAAAAGPLARRGKP